The following are encoded in a window of Dromaius novaehollandiae isolate bDroNov1 chromosome 11, bDroNov1.hap1, whole genome shotgun sequence genomic DNA:
- the RAB39B gene encoding ras-related protein Rab-39B isoform X2 — MEAIWLYQFRLIVIGDSTVGKSCLIRRFTEGRFAQISDPTVGVDFFSRLVEIEPGKRIKLQIWDTAGQERFRSITRAYYRNSVGGLLLFDITNRRSFQNVHEWLEETKVHVQPYQIVFVLVGHKCDLDTQRQVTRHEAEKLAAAYGVLPAKATRRNGKEEEKKKKKKKHVKLNSGASVILKVSFSFLASVEEEH; from the exons ATGGAGGCCATCTGGCTCTACCAGTTCCGCCTCATCGTCATCGGGGACTCCACCGTGGGCAAGTCGTGCCTCATCCGCCGCTTCACCGAGGGGCGCTTCGCCCAGATCTCCGACCCCACCGTGGGCGTGGACTTCTTCTCCCGCCTGGTGGAGATCGAGCCGGGCAAGCGGATCAAGCTGCAGATCTGGGACACGGCCGGCCAGGAGCGGTTCCG GTCCATCACCAGAGCCTACTACAGGAACTCGGTTGGCGGACTCCTCCTCTTTGACATTACAAACCGCAGGTCCTTCCAGAACGTCCACGAGTGGCTAGAAGAGACAAAGGTGCATGTCCAGCCGTACCAGATTGTCTTTGTTTTGGTAGGTCACAAGTGCGACCTTGACACACAGCGGCAAGTCACCAGGCACGAGGCTGAGAAACTGGCCGCTGCATATG GTGTCTTACCAGCCAAGGCCACAAGGAGaaatggaaaggaggaggagaaaaaaaaaaaaaaaaaaaagcatgtaaagCTTAACTCAGGTGCATCAGTCATCCTCAAAG tgtcattttctttcttggcaTCGGTGGAAGAAGAGCACTAG
- the RAB39B gene encoding ras-related protein Rab-39B isoform X1: MEAIWLYQFRLIVIGDSTVGKSCLIRRFTEGRFAQISDPTVGVDFFSRLVEIEPGKRIKLQIWDTAGQERFRSITRAYYRNSVGGLLLFDITNRRSFQNVHEWLEETKVHVQPYQIVFVLVGHKCDLDTQRQVTRHEAEKLAAAYGMKYIETSARDAINVEKAFTDLTRDIYELVKRGDISIQEGWEGVKSGFVPNVVHSSEEVVKSDRRCLC; the protein is encoded by the exons ATGGAGGCCATCTGGCTCTACCAGTTCCGCCTCATCGTCATCGGGGACTCCACCGTGGGCAAGTCGTGCCTCATCCGCCGCTTCACCGAGGGGCGCTTCGCCCAGATCTCCGACCCCACCGTGGGCGTGGACTTCTTCTCCCGCCTGGTGGAGATCGAGCCGGGCAAGCGGATCAAGCTGCAGATCTGGGACACGGCCGGCCAGGAGCGGTTCCG GTCCATCACCAGAGCCTACTACAGGAACTCGGTTGGCGGACTCCTCCTCTTTGACATTACAAACCGCAGGTCCTTCCAGAACGTCCACGAGTGGCTAGAAGAGACAAAGGTGCATGTCCAGCCGTACCAGATTGTCTTTGTTTTGGTAGGTCACAAGTGCGACCTTGACACACAGCGGCAAGTCACCAGGCACGAGGCTGAGAAACTGGCCGCTGCATATGGTATGAAGTACATTGAGACCTCAGCTCGGGATGCCATTAATGTGGAGAAGGCCTTCACTGATCTGACTCGAGATATATACGAGCTTGTTAAAAGGGGGGACATTTCAATCCAGGAGGGATGGGAAGGGGTAAAGAGTGGGTTTGTCCCAAATGTAGTGCACTCTTCAGAAGAAGTGGTGAAATCAGATAGGCGATGCTTGTGCTGA